The nucleotide window ATTAGTGAAAAAATTCAAACTGGAAACCAGGAAACTTTCGGAATTGACATGGGTGGGACGCTGTGGGCGACGGCGATCCGAGATTGGGAAAGCGGAAAAAACAGCTATTATGGCTTGAAGGACAAAGAGCAATTAAGCAAAGAGGAACGTCTTTTTCAACTGGTGGCGGATCATGTTCAAGACGGGAAAAAGGTTGATGTGTATTACGAAGCAGGTCGCTACGGATTCTGGCCGGCACGGAAAATGTTGGCAATCGGGGCGGGGGTTCACATTCTTCCGATCAACAAATTGAAGGTGATTATGTGCGGTAAAACGATCAAAACAGATAAGTTGGATGCGAAGTTTCTTGGCGGACTTCATCCTTCGGACGAAATCCCGGAAGTTTATATTCCGACCTTGACGGAGGAAGGCCGCCGGGATGCGGAACGCGAACTTGGCCGGATCAAGGAATCAATCAATCGGGTCAACGCGCAAATGCTGGCCCTGATTGACCGCACACCGTTGCCGACACCGGATTTTCACCGAACCAGCGCTGCATGGCGCAAGGCCATTTTGAAGTGGTCGAAAATGGTGGAATGGAATGAATGTCCGGAATTACTGTTACGACGATTGCCGAATATGATTTCCGAACTGGAACTTTTTGAAAAAGAGCTGGCCGACTGGG belongs to Victivallis lenta and includes:
- a CDS encoding IS110 family transposase, whose protein sequence is MQRKGNTISEKIQTGNQETFGIDMGGTLWATAIRDWESGKNSYYGLKDKEQLSKEERLFQLVADHVQDGKKVDVYYEAGRYGFWPARKMLAIGAGVHILPINKLKVIMCGKTIKTDKLDAKFLGGLHPSDEIPEVYIPTLTEEGRRDAERELGRIKESINRVNAQMLALIDRTPLPTPDFHRTSAAWRKAILKWSKMVEWNECPELLLRRLPNMISELELFEKELADWEKIIQQYQDRDRDNSRKSAGEDHTAETVMKLQQFKGVGERLSRHLPWEIGDFRRFGSGKQFAAFFGLTPCPFASGTMNRDQGISKAGRKSLRKMAIECAWLWYRWQPESWLVKKWQDRLVQKGRIRRTAIVALARQLMVALWRYIVKGEAIEGAIINKPIEV